The stretch of DNA GCCTCGAACTCAGCCTCCTACAAGCAGTTTGTGGAAGATGCCAGCGCAACGCGGTTGCGCGAGATTACGCTGATGTATAGCCTGCGCAGTCCGGGTTTCCGCCGATTCACGCACCTCTCTACCGTCGATTTCAGCCTGACCGGGCGCAACCTGGTATTGTGGACCAAGTATACCGGCACCGATCCTGAGGTCAACATTACCGGCGCGGGCCTGTCGCGGGGGCAGGACTGGTTCACCAATCCAAATACGAAGTCACTGCTTTTTTCGGTCAAAATAACGTACTAACCCCGTCGGCGTCACTGCCGTACATCGGTGTCAATTCATGAAAAAATCGATTTCCTATAAAGTCATTATTGCGCTGCTGGCCGTTAACCTGCTAAGTGGTTGCCAACGCCTGTTCGAGGAACCCGCCATTCAGAGTAATCCCAACGCCGTAACCGACGTCGATGTAGCAACGCTGCTGGCGGGTACGCTCCTCGGCGTTTCGTTCCTGCACGAAGATACCGACGTCCGGATTGCGTCGATGTGGGCGGGTGAGTTGAACGGCCTGTCGCGGGCGCATCAAGGCTTTGCGCAGTACATCGTCTCGTCGCAGAGTTTTACGTGGAGCCCCCTGTATCCGGTGGCGGGGCAGGCCCGGCTGATTCAAACCAAAGCCGATGCCGTGGGCGACAAATGGACAAAAGGGGTAGGGCAGGTACTGGAAGCGCTGGTCATCGCCAAAGCCACGGACCTCTACGGCGACGTTCCTTACAGTCAGGCGTTCGACGACGTAGCCTTTCCCACGCCGGTCTTCGATAAACAAACAGACGTGTACACCGCGTTGCACACCACGCTCGACAATGCCATTCAGAATCTGTCGGCCTCATCGGGATTGGCTTTTACCAGTCAGGATTTTATTTACAAAAGTGACGTCGCCAAGTGGCGGGCGGCCGCCAATACGCTGAAAGCCCGGTTGTATCTGCACACCGGCGAGTATGCTAAAGCCGTTGCCAGCGCCAGTTCGGGCATCAGCAGCCCGGCGGGTGACGCCTTGATTCCGCACGGTACGAGCCTGGGGGTAGATTTGAACCAGAACTATGATTTCTTCCGGGTCAACCGGGCGGGCGATACGGGTTTCGACGGAGCGTACCTGCCCGTATTGCTGCGATCACGCATTGGGTCAGCTAACACTAAAACCGACGAAACGGCGCTCTATAACCATTACATCAAAGTGGGCATTACGGCCACAGGTGCGCTAGACCCCAACACTACAGACGGAGCGTTTACGGCCAATGCGCCCCATCCCATCCTGACGTACTACGAGAATCAGCTGATTCTGGCCGAAGCGCAGGCCCGGCTGGGGGCGTCCGATAAAGCGCTGGCGGCTCTGAATACAGTTCGTGTAGCCCTGTCTGCCGGGTACGTGAACGGCAAGACAATTTCGGCTACCGGTCGGAAGTATGACGCCTACACCCTGGATGATTTCGGCCCTACCGGACTGGCTAACCCAACGAAATTGGCGACTCTGCAAACCGCACTACTGTACGAAATTATCAGCCAGCGGTTTCTCCTTTTTTTGATGCAATACGAAGCCTTCAACGACTATCGGCGACTGGCAAAAGCGGTGCCCGTTGTACAGTTACCCATTCCATTATACACCGGTTCTCAACGCCCGCAACGGTTCATTTATCCGCAGGTCGAGATCAATACGAATCCGAATGTGCCCAAACCGTTACCCGATCAGTTTACCAAAGTAACGGTGTTCTGACAGAACGCAGATGGTTATGCTCCTTGCGATTTATTGGGAGCATAACCATCCGCGTTCCAGACGTTCTACTACCTCTTTCTAACCACTTGATTCCCCCTCGATGACTACCTGTACTAGTTTACCGGTCCTTTCGGAAAGTGCCTTCTGGCGGTATTTCGCGTTTACGGCCTTGTACT from Spirosoma agri encodes:
- a CDS encoding SusD/RagB family nutrient-binding outer membrane lipoprotein, producing the protein MKKSISYKVIIALLAVNLLSGCQRLFEEPAIQSNPNAVTDVDVATLLAGTLLGVSFLHEDTDVRIASMWAGELNGLSRAHQGFAQYIVSSQSFTWSPLYPVAGQARLIQTKADAVGDKWTKGVGQVLEALVIAKATDLYGDVPYSQAFDDVAFPTPVFDKQTDVYTALHTTLDNAIQNLSASSGLAFTSQDFIYKSDVAKWRAAANTLKARLYLHTGEYAKAVASASSGISSPAGDALIPHGTSLGVDLNQNYDFFRVNRAGDTGFDGAYLPVLLRSRIGSANTKTDETALYNHYIKVGITATGALDPNTTDGAFTANAPHPILTYYENQLILAEAQARLGASDKALAALNTVRVALSAGYVNGKTISATGRKYDAYTLDDFGPTGLANPTKLATLQTALLYEIISQRFLLFLMQYEAFNDYRRLAKAVPVVQLPIPLYTGSQRPQRFIYPQVEINTNPNVPKPLPDQFTKVTVF